A genomic region of Nitrospira lenta contains the following coding sequences:
- a CDS encoding cation:proton antiporter, translating to MNDATALVLYRAAVGAAIGGSFVLGDALLHFVFAAVGGVAIGIAVGLASRWAVRGATDSFTEVAITLVTPYVAWVLGEVTHVSSVLACVAVGLYVRQHFSSAVAPATRLQAQAVWDLLIFVLNGFIFILIGLQLGALRTAIPAGGFGTVLMAGATVSLAVIVVRLFWVPVAAALPRLLSAKLRARDPMPPWPNIFVTAWTGMRGIVTLAAALALPVTTASGAPFPFRAEIILISFSVILVTLVLQGLSLTPIIRWLHLKEDSSLEQEERLARGEAASAALRRLDGLAGESGVLVEPVERLRAHYNMQLKRFAGSSPVDKEYSLEMGEQFRQLRHDTLTAERLRLIQLRNAGTISDEVLHRLERELDVEALRTGIGERRVKR from the coding sequence GTGAACGATGCGACCGCGCTGGTGTTGTATCGCGCGGCCGTCGGGGCCGCGATCGGCGGGAGTTTCGTGCTGGGCGACGCGCTGCTGCACTTTGTGTTCGCCGCTGTCGGGGGGGTGGCGATTGGGATCGCTGTTGGACTGGCCTCGCGCTGGGCGGTTCGCGGGGCAACCGACAGTTTCACGGAGGTCGCCATTACGCTGGTTACGCCCTATGTGGCGTGGGTGTTGGGCGAAGTGACGCATGTTTCGTCGGTGCTGGCCTGTGTGGCCGTCGGATTGTATGTGCGGCAGCATTTTAGCTCGGCGGTTGCCCCGGCGACGCGGCTGCAGGCGCAGGCGGTCTGGGATCTGCTGATCTTTGTGCTGAACGGGTTTATTTTCATTTTGATCGGGCTCCAGCTTGGCGCCTTGCGTACGGCTATCCCGGCCGGTGGGTTCGGCACGGTCTTGATGGCCGGCGCGACGGTCAGCCTGGCGGTGATTGTCGTGCGTCTCTTCTGGGTGCCGGTGGCGGCGGCGCTGCCCCGGCTGTTGAGCGCAAAGTTGCGGGCCCGCGATCCGATGCCTCCCTGGCCGAATATTTTCGTCACGGCCTGGACCGGCATGCGCGGAATCGTCACGCTGGCGGCGGCGTTGGCGCTGCCGGTGACGACGGCATCCGGCGCCCCGTTTCCGTTTCGCGCGGAGATCATCTTGATCAGTTTTTCCGTGATCCTTGTGACGCTGGTTCTCCAGGGCCTTTCGCTGACGCCGATCATCCGCTGGTTGCATCTGAAGGAAGATAGCAGTCTCGAACAGGAAGAAAGACTCGCGCGTGGGGAGGCGGCTTCGGCGGCGTTGAGGCGATTGGACGGATTGGCCGGGGAGAGTGGCGTCCTGGTGGAGCCTGTCGAGCGCCTGCGGGCCCATTACAATATGCAACTCAAGCGGTTTGCCGGATCCAGCCCTGTCGACAAGGAGTATTCGCTTGAGATGGGGGAGCAGTTTCGGCAGCTGCGGCATGACACGTTGACCGCCGAACGGCTTCGGCTGATTCAATTGCGAAACGCGGGTACGATCAGCGATGAGGTCTTGCACCGGCTCGAACGGGAACTCGATGTCGAAGCGCTGCGCACCGGTATCGGTGAGCGCCGTGTGAAGCGATGA
- a CDS encoding peroxidase family protein translates to MVHRRKLLLSVGLVGLLSGAFVLTAALADDRDRDRDRDRDRDRDRDREMSFTRMFPDLPPFAPQTDGVRDQAKKLGEKGGLIDALDLLSDPVLSITNPAVFSPNNPDNPNMTAGMTFLGQFLDHDITFDPNSPLLEKANPRKTTNFRTPRFDLDSVYGGGPERSPELYDRSSGDIKLRVEVIPGAEQFSRNGAVRFDLPRDPGTLTALLGDRRNDENVVISQLHVAMLRFHNAVTDRLRADPANAGDSAEQIFREARRQVRWHYQWIILHEFLPLTIGQERVDDIVQRGTRFYRFDRENPLMPIEFSVGAYRFGHSQIRPSYRLNFGRPDMGHNPFIVFLFDDAQDPNDPDPLDLRGGKRAPRRFVDWQTFFNFGDGNFRPNKLIDAKLSSVVMLLPGSRGPAPALPSDGVTSLASRNLMRHVNFGIPSGQAIARRMGLPAMTPAQLSALAPFDMERSTPLWLYILKEAELMESGLRLGPVGGRIVGEVFIGLLKADDTSYLSARPRWTPVLPSATPGDFRMTDLLTFAGMVPPLN, encoded by the coding sequence ATGGTGCATCGTCGAAAACTACTTCTGTCAGTTGGCTTGGTAGGGCTGTTGAGCGGTGCGTTCGTGTTGACGGCGGCCCTCGCTGATGACCGGGATCGAGACCGAGACCGGGATCGAGATCGGGACAGAGACCGGGACCGGGAAATGTCCTTTACTCGGATGTTTCCTGATTTGCCGCCGTTCGCTCCTCAAACCGATGGGGTGCGCGATCAGGCCAAGAAGCTGGGTGAAAAGGGCGGGTTGATTGATGCCCTGGATCTTCTCAGCGACCCGGTGTTGTCGATTACCAATCCTGCGGTGTTTAGTCCGAACAATCCGGACAATCCCAACATGACGGCAGGCATGACGTTTCTGGGCCAGTTTTTGGATCACGACATTACGTTCGATCCGAATTCCCCGCTGCTCGAAAAGGCGAATCCCAGGAAGACGACGAATTTTCGGACGCCGCGGTTCGATCTGGACAGTGTATACGGCGGCGGGCCGGAACGGTCCCCGGAGTTGTATGACCGCAGTTCCGGGGATATTAAACTGCGGGTCGAAGTCATTCCAGGCGCTGAACAGTTTTCACGCAATGGCGCCGTTCGATTCGATCTTCCGCGCGACCCGGGCACGTTGACCGCGTTGCTGGGGGATCGTCGCAACGACGAGAACGTGGTGATCTCTCAGCTCCATGTGGCGATGCTTCGTTTTCACAATGCCGTCACGGACCGGCTCCGGGCCGATCCGGCGAACGCCGGCGATTCCGCCGAGCAGATTTTCAGAGAGGCTCGACGCCAGGTCCGCTGGCACTATCAATGGATTATCCTGCACGAATTTCTCCCGTTGACGATTGGGCAAGAGCGTGTGGATGACATTGTGCAGCGGGGGACTCGCTTCTATCGGTTTGATAGAGAGAATCCGTTGATGCCGATCGAGTTTTCGGTGGGCGCCTATCGCTTCGGCCACTCGCAGATCCGGCCCAGCTATCGGCTCAACTTCGGCCGTCCCGATATGGGGCATAATCCGTTCATCGTGTTTCTGTTCGATGACGCCCAGGACCCGAACGATCCGGACCCGCTCGACCTGCGCGGCGGAAAACGCGCGCCTCGCCGGTTTGTCGATTGGCAGACGTTCTTCAATTTCGGCGATGGCAATTTCCGGCCCAACAAACTGATCGACGCCAAACTCTCCAGCGTCGTGATGTTGCTGCCGGGCTCACGTGGGCCCGCGCCGGCTCTGCCGTCCGATGGGGTGACGTCGCTGGCCTCGCGCAATCTGATGCGTCACGTCAATTTCGGCATCCCCTCCGGTCAAGCGATTGCCCGGAGGATGGGCCTTCCGGCGATGACGCCCGCGCAGTTATCCGCGCTGGCTCCGTTTGACATGGAACGGAGTACTCCGCTCTGGTTGTATATTCTGAAGGAGGCGGAACTGATGGAAAGCGGGTTGCGGCTGGGACCGGTCGGCGGCCGCATCGTCGGGGAAGTATTTATCGGATTGCTGAAGGCCGATGATACGTCCTATCTGTCGGCAAGGCCTCGCTGGACACCGGTGTTGCCGTCCGCTACGCCCGGAGATTTCCGTATGACGGATCTCCTGACGTTCGCCGGGATGGTGCCTCCCTTGAACTGA
- a CDS encoding carbon-nitrogen hydrolase family protein — translation MATPSLRIAFLHLAPVPGDLAGNRRLIETAVMQAAQAGANWILTPELAVCGYAFTGRIGTDWIAPQPDEWMIQMGRLAAKLRVTLFLSLPEQDVRTKLLHNSLFVIAPDGALTGAHRKINALRVGSEAWSTPGTEALVFAAPPLDRVGLLICADAYSPGIAGSLRRQGARMLVSAAAWAPGLHGPNGEWERCTRDTGLPLLVCNRTGPDLTLDFTKAESVVAKDGERRLSMSAARSTIFLIEWDLLGQDLAAPSYQRLEL, via the coding sequence GCCACGCCGTCCCTTCGCATCGCCTTCCTGCATCTGGCACCGGTTCCCGGCGATCTCGCCGGCAATCGACGGCTGATCGAAACCGCGGTCATGCAGGCGGCACAGGCGGGCGCCAACTGGATTCTCACGCCGGAACTCGCGGTCTGCGGGTATGCCTTTACCGGCCGAATCGGCACCGACTGGATTGCGCCTCAGCCGGATGAGTGGATGATACAGATGGGCCGCCTTGCGGCGAAGCTGCGCGTCACCCTGTTCCTTTCTCTGCCGGAACAGGATGTCCGCACGAAACTGCTGCATAACTCTCTCTTTGTGATCGCGCCCGACGGTGCGCTCACCGGCGCCCATCGGAAGATCAACGCGCTGCGCGTGGGATCGGAAGCCTGGTCGACGCCCGGCACTGAAGCCCTCGTCTTCGCGGCGCCGCCGCTCGACCGCGTGGGGTTGCTGATTTGCGCCGACGCGTACTCTCCGGGCATCGCCGGCAGCCTGCGGCGGCAAGGCGCGCGCATGCTGGTGTCCGCCGCCGCCTGGGCGCCCGGGCTTCACGGCCCCAACGGCGAATGGGAGCGATGCACGCGCGACACCGGACTGCCCTTGCTCGTGTGTAACCGGACCGGTCCGGATCTCACCCTTGATTTCACGAAAGCCGAGAGTGTCGTGGCGAAAGACGGCGAACGCCGACTTTCCATGAGTGCAGCGCGCTCAACAATTTTCCTGATCGAATGGGATCTGCTCGGGCAGGACTTGGCTGCCCCTTCCTATCAGCGTCTCGAACTGTAA